The Coffea eugenioides isolate CCC68of chromosome 8, Ceug_1.0, whole genome shotgun sequence genome has a segment encoding these proteins:
- the LOC113780833 gene encoding flavanone 3-dioxygenase 3-like — protein sequence MELPMVDVSLLSQDSNEKSIVIKQIQEACQTWGAFHVINHGVSEAVIQAAMEVNRNFFDLPEMMKKEILELGSRDMFSPVKLLTFQRSARGSDLLQRDLVRLYANPFEDFIDFWPTEPADYREKMGRYTKDVRKLGITLFGAIMESLNLGPTHLQENFDKGMHMVIANSYSPPTPESSIKIGVAPHSDHGIITILLQSSPGLEVLDMADGKWKALPCPEGSLQVLVGDHLELLSNGIYKSVFHRATLSTRTTRMSLASFHNFELDEVVEPATELTAEDCPKRYEGCSTRDLIKDIYSGEVGRLIDRLKI from the exons ATGGAACTGCCTATGGTTGACGTTTCCCTCCTTAGCCAAGATTCTAACGAGAAATCTATAGTCATCAAGCAGATTCAAGAAGCTTGCCAAACTTGGGGCGCTTTTCAC gttATTAATCATGGGGTATCCGAAGCAGTCATACAAGCCGCCATGGAAGTGAACAGAAACTTCTTTGACTTGCCGGAGATGATGAAAAAGGAGATATTGGAGCTTGGTTCCAGGGACATGTTCAGCCCAGTAAAACTGCTTACTTTTCAACGCAGTGCTCGGGGCAGTGACCTGCTCCAAAGGGACTTAGTGAGGCTTTATGCCAATCCTTTTGAAGACTTCATTGATTTCTGGCCCACCGAACCTGCGGATTACAG GGAGAAAATGGGAAGGTACACGAAGGACGTGAGAAAATTGGGCATCACATTGTTTGGAGCCATCATGGAAAGCTTGAACTTGGGTCCAACACACCTTCAAGAAAATTTCGATAAAGGAATGCACATGGTTATAGCAAACAGTTACTCACCACCAACTCCAGAATCAAGCATCAAGATAGGTGTAGCTCCCCATTCCGATCATGGCATCATCACCATTCTCCTGCAAAGCTCACCGGGTCTTGAGGTCCTGGACATGGCTGATGGTAAATGGAAAGCTCTTCCTTGCCCAGAAGGGTCCCTTCAAGTCCTTGTTGGAGACCATCTGGAGCTATTAAGCAATGGAATATACAAAAGCGTTTTTCACCGGGCAACACTAAGTACCCGCACTACTAGGATGTCTTTAGCTAGTTTTCATAATTTTGAACTGGATGAGGTGGTTGAGCCTGCTACTGAACTGACTGCTGAAGATTGTCCTAAAAGATACGAAGGATGCAGCACAAGGGACCTCATCAAAGATATCTATTCTGGAGAAGTTGGACGTCTCATTGATAGGCTTAAAATCTGA
- the LOC113781481 gene encoding pheophytinase, chloroplastic isoform X2 translates to MALSTSAASPCLLLKSTSLFSIRVPADFKKEDILSVGAGIAGLATAITLKRLGIRSKVLVQAESLRSGGTALIQRRKHVTVRTIQPVRSSSAAPATVVSEEEDNVLSLDVSDIKAISRSWLWRGHKINYLHYQAGDGKTSPAAPPLLLIHGFGASVAHWRKNIAILSRRYTVYAIDLLGFGASDKPTSFAYSTEGWSQLILDFVNEIIQRPTVLIGNSVGSLACLIAAAESSSRSLIRGLVLLNCAGGMNNKAIVDDWRIKLLLPLLWFFDFLLNQRRIAAFLFDKVKQRDNIRNILTSIYGNKESVDDDLVEIIREPADDEGALDAFVSVVTGPPGPSPVQLIPKLTLPILVLWGDEDPFTPIDGPVGKYFSSLPGQVPNVSLFVLEGVGHCPHDDRPELVHAKLLPWLAQLPALQDNANNLSRAN, encoded by the exons ATGGCGTTATCCACCTCTGCCGCTTCTCCCTGTTTACTTCTCAAGTCCACTTCCCTATTCAGCATTAGAGTCCCAGCTGATTTCAAGAAggaagatatactttcagtcgGTGCCGGGATTGCTGGCCTAGCCACCGCCATCACACTCAAAAG GCTTGGAATTCGGTCCAAGGTACTTGTACAAGCTGAGTCCTTGCGAAGTGGAGGAACTGCACTAATCCAAAG GCGCAAGCATGTTACGGTCAGGACCATCCAACCCGTTAGGTCCTCCTCTGCAGCTCCTGCCACAGTCGTATCAGAGGAAGAGGATAACGTGTTATCGTTGGATGTAAGTGACATAAAGGCAATAAGCAGAAGTTGGCTATGGAGAGGCCACAAAATCAACTACTTGCATTATCAGGCAGGCGATGGAAAAACCTCACCTGCTGCTCCCCCTTTACTTCTAATTCATGGGTTCGGGGCTTCTGTTGCTCATTGGCGCAA GAACATAGCAATATTGTCTAGAAGATATACTGTTTATGCTATCGACCTTCTTGGCTTTGGTGCTTCTGATAAACCTACCAGCTTTGCTTACTCAACGGAAGGTTGGAGTCAG TTGATATTGGATTTTGTGAATGAAATTATTCAAAGGCCAACGGTACTAATCGGGAACTCAGTTGGAAGTCTTGCTTGTCTAATTGCTGCTGCCG AGTCTAGTAGTCGGTCCTTGATTCGAGGGCTTGTTCTACTAAATTGTGCTGGTGGCATGAACAACAAAGCCATTGTTGATGATTGGAGAATCAAGCTGTTGTTACCTCTACTTTGGTTTTTCGACTTCTTACTGAATCAGAGAAGGATTGCCgcttttctttttgataaaGTCAAACAAAG AGATAATATTAGGAACATCTTAACGTCAATCTATGGAAATAAGGAATCTGTGGATGATGACCTGGTAGAG ATAATTAGGGAACCAGCAGATGATGAAGGGGCACTCGATGCTTTTGTTTCAGTTGTCACTGGACCACCGGGTCCAAGTCCAGTTCAGTTGATCCCAAAACTTACTCTACCTATCCTGGTGCTTTGGGGTGATGAAGACCCATTCACCCCTATTGATGGACCTGTTGGCAAGTATTTCTCCTCCTTACCTGGTCAAGTACCAAACGTAAGTCTTTTTGTTCTGGAAGGAGTTGGACATTGTCCTCATGATGACAGACCTGAGTTAGTCCATGCTAAGCTCCTTCCTTGGCTAGCCCAGCTACCCGCTTTGCAAGATAATGCAAATAATTTGTCTCGAGCAAATTGA
- the LOC113781481 gene encoding pheophytinase, chloroplastic isoform X1, with translation MALSTSAASPCLLLKSTSLFSIRVPADFKKEDILSVGAGIAGLATAITLKRLGIRSKVLVQAESLRSGGTALIQRHCHHRRKHVTVRTIQPVRSSSAAPATVVSEEEDNVLSLDVSDIKAISRSWLWRGHKINYLHYQAGDGKTSPAAPPLLLIHGFGASVAHWRKNIAILSRRYTVYAIDLLGFGASDKPTSFAYSTEGWSQLILDFVNEIIQRPTVLIGNSVGSLACLIAAAESSSRSLIRGLVLLNCAGGMNNKAIVDDWRIKLLLPLLWFFDFLLNQRRIAAFLFDKVKQRDNIRNILTSIYGNKESVDDDLVEIIREPADDEGALDAFVSVVTGPPGPSPVQLIPKLTLPILVLWGDEDPFTPIDGPVGKYFSSLPGQVPNVSLFVLEGVGHCPHDDRPELVHAKLLPWLAQLPALQDNANNLSRAN, from the exons ATGGCGTTATCCACCTCTGCCGCTTCTCCCTGTTTACTTCTCAAGTCCACTTCCCTATTCAGCATTAGAGTCCCAGCTGATTTCAAGAAggaagatatactttcagtcgGTGCCGGGATTGCTGGCCTAGCCACCGCCATCACACTCAAAAG GCTTGGAATTCGGTCCAAGGTACTTGTACAAGCTGAGTCCTTGCGAAGTGGAGGAACTGCACTAATCCAAAG GCATTGTCATCACAGGCGCAAGCATGTTACGGTCAGGACCATCCAACCCGTTAGGTCCTCCTCTGCAGCTCCTGCCACAGTCGTATCAGAGGAAGAGGATAACGTGTTATCGTTGGATGTAAGTGACATAAAGGCAATAAGCAGAAGTTGGCTATGGAGAGGCCACAAAATCAACTACTTGCATTATCAGGCAGGCGATGGAAAAACCTCACCTGCTGCTCCCCCTTTACTTCTAATTCATGGGTTCGGGGCTTCTGTTGCTCATTGGCGCAA GAACATAGCAATATTGTCTAGAAGATATACTGTTTATGCTATCGACCTTCTTGGCTTTGGTGCTTCTGATAAACCTACCAGCTTTGCTTACTCAACGGAAGGTTGGAGTCAG TTGATATTGGATTTTGTGAATGAAATTATTCAAAGGCCAACGGTACTAATCGGGAACTCAGTTGGAAGTCTTGCTTGTCTAATTGCTGCTGCCG AGTCTAGTAGTCGGTCCTTGATTCGAGGGCTTGTTCTACTAAATTGTGCTGGTGGCATGAACAACAAAGCCATTGTTGATGATTGGAGAATCAAGCTGTTGTTACCTCTACTTTGGTTTTTCGACTTCTTACTGAATCAGAGAAGGATTGCCgcttttctttttgataaaGTCAAACAAAG AGATAATATTAGGAACATCTTAACGTCAATCTATGGAAATAAGGAATCTGTGGATGATGACCTGGTAGAG ATAATTAGGGAACCAGCAGATGATGAAGGGGCACTCGATGCTTTTGTTTCAGTTGTCACTGGACCACCGGGTCCAAGTCCAGTTCAGTTGATCCCAAAACTTACTCTACCTATCCTGGTGCTTTGGGGTGATGAAGACCCATTCACCCCTATTGATGGACCTGTTGGCAAGTATTTCTCCTCCTTACCTGGTCAAGTACCAAACGTAAGTCTTTTTGTTCTGGAAGGAGTTGGACATTGTCCTCATGATGACAGACCTGAGTTAGTCCATGCTAAGCTCCTTCCTTGGCTAGCCCAGCTACCCGCTTTGCAAGATAATGCAAATAATTTGTCTCGAGCAAATTGA
- the LOC113780832 gene encoding uncharacterized protein LOC113780832 gives MSSISDHNPIHAMKVPIIDLSHLSRQDFYEKSLVIKEIHEACQNSGVFHVINHGIPKSVIDEALEVNQKFFDLPGIMKEEILELGSRDPFSPVKLARFQHSALGSDLLQRDVLRLQAYPFEDFVDLWPKHPADYREKMGRYTAEIKKLAIQVFVAIMESLNLDATYLKENFEKGMQLVATNSYPSKSISDIKIGTPPHTDFGIITILVQTAPGLQVMDSLDGTWKDAPKLEGSLQVFVGDLLQVLSNGMYKSVMHQVIVPSTNKTRMSIASFHSFEFDERVEPAKKLVDEEGVKSMGSSTDYNMLVPIIDLSLLQKDHQTRSLVINQIRESCRTAGIFAVINHGIPETIAEEALTVNKNFFNLPLKIKEEFFSPDMYKPVKYGTNQGGAHGILWEYLKLYSHPFEKLVDLWPKSPPDYREIMGNCTMEMRKLSIQICGAMMESLDLEATYLKAEIEKGVQMVAINSYSPISGSNMKIIGASQHSDFSVITLLLQSSLGLQVMDKNDKKWKSVPVIKGALLVLVGDLWEVLSNGEYKAVLHRAIRTSGNETRLSIASFQSLEMDEILEPAMKLVNEDHPEQYRGCCLRDYLKHRASGESKPFVETVKIINSATIQ, from the exons ATGAGTTCAATCAGTGATCATAATCCAATTCATGCCATGAAAGTGCCCATAATTGACCTCTCCCACCTAAGCCGCCAAGATTTTTATGAAAAATCTTTGGTCATCAAGGAGATTCATGAAGCTTGTCAAAACTCCGGCGTTTTTCAT GTTATTAATCATGGAATACCCAAGTCAGTCATCGATGAAGCCTTAGAAGTGAACCAAAAGTTCTTTGACTTGCCCGGTATTATGAAGGAGGAGATTTTGGAGCTTGGTTCTAGGGACCCTTTCAGCCCAGTAAAGTTAGCTAGGTTTCAACACAGTGCCCTTGGCAGTGACCTACTCCAGAGAGATGTGCTGAGGCTTCAAGCCTATCCTTTTGAGGATTTTGTTGATTTATGGCCTAAGCATCCGGCTGATTACAG GGAAAAGATGGGGAGGTACACAGCTGAAATAAAGAAACTGGCCATTCAAGTTTTTGTAGCCATCATGGAAAGCCTAAACTTGGATGCAACATACCTCAAAGAAAATTTCGAGAAAGGGATGCAACTTGTTGCTACAAACAGCTATCCATCAAAGTCAATATCGGACATAAAAATAGGTACGCCCCCACATACCGATTTCGGCATCATCACCATTCTGGTGCAAACTGCTCCAGGTCTTCAAGTCATGGACAGCCTCGATGGAACATGGAAAGATGCTCCCAAACTTGAAGGTTCCCTTCAAGTCTTTGTTGGAGATCTTCTGCAGGTGTTAAGCAATGGAATGTACAAGAGTGTAATGCATCAGGTCATTGTACCCAGCACCAACAAAACTAGGATGTCTATTGCCAGTTTCCATAGTTTTGAATTTGATGAGAGAGTTGAGCCTGCTAAAAAATTGGTTGACGAAGAAGGGGTGAAAAG CATGGGTTCATCTACTGATTATAATATGCTAGTGCCCATAATCGACCTCTCCCTACTGCAAAAAGATCATCAAACTAGGTCACTTGTCATCAATCAAATCCGTGAATCTTGCAGAACTGCTGGTATCTTCGCT GTTATAAATCATGGCATACCTGAGACCATTGCAGAAGAAGCTTTGACCGTGAACAAAAACTTCTTTAACTTGCCCCTGAAGATCAAGGAGGAATTCTTTTCTCCTGACATGTATAAACCGGTTAAATATGGTACAAATCAAGGCGGAGCTCACGGCATCTTGTGGGAATATTTGAAGCTGTATTCCCATCCTTTTGAAAAATTGGTGGATCTATGGCCTAAAAGTCCACCTGATTACAG GGAAATAATGGGAAACTGCACAATGGAGATGAGGAAATTATCAATTCAGATATGTGGAGCTATGATGGAAAGCTTGGATTTGGAGGCAACATATTTGAAAGCAGAAATTGAAAAAGGCGTGCAAATGGTTGCGATAAATAGCTATTCACCAATTTCTGGATCAAACATGAAGATAATAGGTGCATCCCAACATTCAGATTTTAGCGTCATCACTCTTCTTCTGCAGAGTTCTTTAGGTCTTCAAGTCATGGACAAAAATGATAAGAAGTGGAAATCTGTTCCTGTGATTAAAGGGGCTTTACTAGTCCTTGTTGGAGATCTTTGGGAGGTATTGAGCAATGGTGAATACAAAGCCGTCTTGCATCGAGCAATCCGAACTTCTGGGAATGAAACTAGACTTTCTATAGCCAGTTTCCAGAGTTTGGAAATGGATGAGATCCTTGAGCCTGCTATGAAACTTGTGAACGAAGACCATCCTGAACAATATAGGGGCTGCTGCTTAAGAGATTATCTCAAGCATCGTGCTTCTGGAGAATCAAAGCCCTTCGTTGAAACAGTTAAGATCATCAATTCTGCAACAATACAATGA